In the genome of Drosophila yakuba strain Tai18E2 chromosome 3R, Prin_Dyak_Tai18E2_2.1, whole genome shotgun sequence, one region contains:
- the LOC6535819 gene encoding transcription intermediary factor 1-alpha isoform X2, whose amino-acid sequence MDMDLEQLKNDFLPLIAGIKQEQLDAVPTDVLPQMSTPSTASGAPTTSSLSSSSLSLSNPCDSAEKRSESNSSASAKFTLFKCVYCAQLLGSNDRPKLLECLHVACAQCVSTKFSELDRSLPPLIHCPVCDNASQQEFIVDNQFLIEQCTAGDSGDGVGLLGLPGEGQKSSAAASIQCSSCSDGAVATSWCVDCSEYICDSCVQAHQRLKITKDHTIKPKDEANNEQLAGAAGVDKLHMCQLHPQEKLSLFCETCDKLTCRDCQLSDHRDHKYKFAHEIATESRQALSTLVSEINYKRFLLSSATKVIDDRQQLIHDKKKDLIKEITAMAVKITNTVNTRGKQLIMRLNEVCDSKLKVLVEKKETLQLLSDNTDHCIDFMQNALEKGSDFAILSSKKSLVRHLQKLKCQRADIPNPEIPVRIQVQLNQVSDLQKVISQLGIIIVDGKPYPPTPSPNGTPQPQHPPRQPPSPNMAPPLRPGLPPGMPAGLSPNGPPVNFGPQNGPPLYSNAAQQQFNNLSMSRSFPGDGSGKVRFGGMPPVGMQRHGQPHVSSSTHPQNMDISLRGLLNNQAAQSPNAHMAFNGPPSYPGGPQGAPAPAHQPMGPQMRPHFMPGQQGFSQGGGPGGGPRDANFMNSNARFQSQYQRMANHAQQAAAAAAMAGAAGGGGGQIPSPGALQRPQMMSNPMQNVSAMQNSLGFHGSQAGFNTGPPQTSPQLSGGGMHSLAKWHIPQSAQQSNMCSQQGPLLPFANGRQTSENFKISLKSPNTLKNSTPPSLGGGGAGHPGHGNGSSSAQLNAAALGLGPAVSILSNVTSTNPKTPSPSTHENTKDFTEPIDKVRDDSINDLIATIAKLDSNGVQVLPEGRTKTTSPQVHSSTDLSNTQEVNNKNEQKDDPNEDWCAVCLDGGELMCCDKCPKVFHQNCHIPAISSLPDESESWQCLLCVNLKELTKAEGSEKNSSGELSALELRILQRICLELYCQYEQSLNFREPESPANTSYYEIVSSPMSLDVIRTRLDPSSPNHYKDIAGFVSDVRLIFSNTYLFYQDTKTYSNAKYLENFFEEQLAKWLPQFEGSKPLSKRNTSNSPALLGVNATGSPSPIENGRKSCGSASLGDSDGGCLPAKRARRSAHE is encoded by the exons ATGGACATGGATTTGGAGCAGCTAAAGAACGACTTCCTGCCGCTGATCGCCGGAAtcaagcaggagcagctggacgCCGTACCCACGGATGTCCTGCCCCAGATGAGCACACCCAGCACGGCCAGCGGTGCGCCCACCACCTCGTCCTTGAGCTCCTCTTCGCTGAGCCTGAGTAATCCCTGCGACAGTGCTGAGAAAAGG tCAGAGTCAAACTCTTCCGCATCAGCAAAGTTCACCCTATTCAAGTGCGTTTACTGCGCTCAACTCCTCGGATCCAATGATCGACCCAAATTGCTAGAATGCCTCCACGTGGCTTGTGCCCAGTGCGTGAGCACCAAGTTCTCGGAGCTGGACCGCTCGCTGCCACCATTGATCCATTGTCCCGTATGCGACAATGCGTCGCAGCAGGAGTTTATCGTGGACAACCAGTTCCTCATCGAGCAGTGCACCGCCGGAGACAGTGGTGATGGGGTCGGTCTTCTGGGCTTGCCAGGCGAAGGTCAGAAGAGCTCCGCTGCGGCGAGCATCCAATGCAGCAGCTGTTCCGATGGTGCAGTGGCCACGTCGTGGTGCGTTGACTGCTCGGAGTACATTTGCGACAGTTGTGTGCAGGCTCACCAGCGCCTGAAAATCACCAAGGACCACACGATCAAGCCCAAAGACGAGGCCAACAACGAGCAGCTGGCCGGAGCTGCCGGGGTGGACAAACTGCACATGTGCCAGTTGCACCCACAGGAGAAGCTTTCGTTGTTTTGCGAGACCTGCGACAAGCTTACTTGTCGTGATTGTCAGTTGAGCGACCATCGGGAtcacaaatacaaatttgcCCACGAGATTGCCACGGAGTCAAGACAGGCGCTGTCCACCCTTGTTTCCGAAATCAACTACAAACGCTTCCTTCTCTCCTCGGCTACCAAGGTGATTGATGACCGCCAACAGCTGATCCATGACAAGAAGAAGGACCTCATCAAGGAGATCACAGCCATGGCGGTCAAGATCACCAATACGGTTAATACCCGAGGCAAGCAGCTAATCATGAGATTAAACGAGGTGTGCGACAGTAAACTCAAGGTGCTGGTGGAAAAGAAGGAGACGCTACAATTGCTGTCTGACAACACGGACCACTGCATCGATTTCATGCAAAACGCTTTGGAGAAGGGCAGTGATTTCGCTATCCTCTCGAGCAAAAAGTCTCTGGTGCGTCACCTGCAGAAGCTCAAGTGCCAAAGGGCGGATATCCCCAACCCGGAAATCCCAGTGCGCATTCAAGTTCAGCTTAACCAGGTTTCCGATCTTCAGAAGGTAATCTCGCAGCTGGGCATCATAATCGTTGATGGCAAACCATATCCGCCCACGCCCTCGCCCAACGGTACCCCTCAGCCGCAGCACCCACCTCGCCAGCCTCCCAGCCCGAACATGGCGCCACCCCTGCGTCCTGGTCTTCCACCCGGAATGCCCGCTGGCCTCTCGCCGAACGGACCGCCCGTCAACTTTGGACCGCAGAACGGACCGCCGCTCTACAGCAATGCTGCCCAGCAGCAGTTCAACAATCTGTCCATGAGTCGCTCCTTTCCGGGTGACGGGTCAGGTAAGG TTCGCTTCGGGGGAATGCCTCCAGTAGGCATGCAGCGACACGGACAACCGCACGTGAGCTCCTCCACGCATCCGCAGAATATGG ACATCAGCCTGCGGGGCCTGCTGAACAACCAGGCGGCACAGAGCCCGAATGCCCACATGGCATTCAATGGACCGCCCAGCTATCCGGGTGGGCCGCAAGGAGCCCCGGCTCCGGCGCACCAACCGATGGGTCCGCAGATGCGTCCGCATTTTATGCCCGGCCAGCAGGGTTTCTCGCAGGGCGGTGGTCCAGGAGGCGGTCCGCGAGACGCCAACTTTATGAACAGCAACGCGCGCTTCCAGTCGCAGTATCAGCGTATGGCCAACCACGCTCAGCAGGCGGCGGCTGCAGCGGCCATGGCCGGAGCGGCGGGGGGCGGAGGCGGCCAAATCCCTTCGCCGGGTGCACTGCAGCGACCCCAGATGATGTCCAATCCCATGCAGAATGTGAGTGCCATGCAGAAT TCGTTGGGGTTTCATGGGAGCCAGGCTGGCTTTAATACCGGCCCACCGCAGACCTCCCCGCAGTTAAGCGGCGGAGGCATGCACAGCCTGGCCAAGTGGCACATCCCGCAATCCGCTCAACAGTCGAACA TGTGTTCGCAACAAGGTccccttttgccttttgcgaATGGTCGCCAGACATcggaaaattttaaaatctcACTCAAATCCCCAAACACGCTCAAAAATAGCACCCCGCCCAGCCTGGGGGGCGGTGGTGCGGGTCACCCGGGCCACGGAAACGGCTCCTCCAGCGCCCAACTGAACGCAGCTGCCCTGGGATTGGGGCCAGCCGTTTCGATACTCTCTAACGTCACCTCGACGAATCCAAAGACGCCCAGTCCCAGCACTCATGAG AACACCAAGGACTTCACCGAACCCATTGACAAGGTGCGGGATGACTCAATCAACGATCTGATTGCAACCATAGCCAAGCTAGACTCAAATGGGGTGCAGGTGTTGCCGGAGGGTCGCACAAAGACCACCTCGCCACAGGTGCACAGCTCTACGGATCTGTCCAACACACAGGAAG ttaataataaaaacgaacaaaaagaTGATCCCAACGAGGACTGGTGCGCCGTCTGTCTGGATGGAGGAGAGCTGATGTGCTGCGACAAGTGTCCCAAGGTTTTTCACCAGAACTGTCACATCCCCGCGATCAGCTCGCTGCCGGACGAAAGCGAGAGCTGGCAGTGCCTGCTGTGCGTTAACCTCAAGGAGCTGACCAAGGCGGAGGGAAGTGAAAAGAACTCCTCGGGCGAGCTGAGCGCCCTGGAGCTCCGCATCCTGCAGCGCATCTGTCTAGAATTGTACTGCCAGTACGAACAGAGTCTCAATTTCCGGGAGCCGGAGTCGCCAGCCAATACATCCTATTACGAGATTGTTTCCAG TCCCATGTCGTTAGATGTTATTCGCACCCGCCTGGATCCATCCAGTCCCAACCACTACAAGGATATCGCAGGCTTCGTGTCCGACGTGCGTTTAATATTCTCCAACACGTACCTCTTTTATCAG GACACGAAAACTTACTCCAATGCCAAGTATTTGGAAAACTTCTTCGAGGAGCAGCTAGCTAAGTGGTTGCCGCAATTTGAGGGCAGCAAGCCACTAAGTAAGCGCAATACCTCAAACTCCCCGGCGCTGTTAGGTGTGAATGCAACTGGTTCGCCGTCGCCCATCGAAAACGGAAGAAAAAGCTGCGGCTCGGCATCATTAGGTGACAGCGATGGTGGCTGCTTGCCGGCCAAGAGGGCGAGACGATCGGCGCACGAATAG
- the LOC6535819 gene encoding transcription intermediary factor 1-alpha isoform X6, with protein MDMDLEQLKNDFLPLIAGIKQEQLDAVPTDVLPQMSTPSTASGAPTTSSLSSSSLSLSNPCDSAEKRSESNSSASAKFTLFKCVYCAQLLGSNDRPKLLECLHVACAQCVSTKFSELDRSLPPLIHCPVCDNASQQEFIVDNQFLIEQCTAGDSGDGVGLLGLPGEGQKSSAAASIQCSSCSDGAVATSWCVDCSEYICDSCVQAHQRLKITKDHTIKPKDEANNEQLAGAAGVDKLHMCQLHPQEKLSLFCETCDKLTCRDCQLSDHRDHKYKFAHEIATESRQALSTLVSEINYKRFLLSSATKVIDDRQQLIHDKKKDLIKEITAMAVKITNTVNTRGKQLIMRLNEVCDSKLKVLVEKKETLQLLSDNTDHCIDFMQNALEKGSDFAILSSKKSLVRHLQKLKCQRADIPNPEIPVRIQVQLNQVSDLQKVISQLGIIIVDGKPYPPTPSPNGTPQPQHPPRQPPSPNMAPPLRPGLPPGMPAGLSPNGPPVNFGPQNGPPLYSNAAQQQFNNLSMSRSFPGDGSVRFGGMPPVGMQRHGQPHVSSSTHPQNMDISLRGLLNNQAAQSPNAHMAFNGPPSYPGGPQGAPAPAHQPMGPQMRPHFMPGQQGFSQGGGPGGGPRDANFMNSNARFQSQYQRMANHAQQAAAAAAMAGAAGGGGGQIPSPGALQRPQMMSNPMQNSLGFHGSQAGFNTGPPQTSPQLSGGGMHSLAKWHIPQSAQQSNMCSQQGPLLPFANGRQTSENFKISLKSPNTLKNSTPPSLGGGGAGHPGHGNGSSSAQLNAAALGLGPAVSILSNVTSTNPKTPSPSTHENTKDFTEPIDKVRDDSINDLIATIAKLDSNGVQVLPEGRTKTTSPQVHSSTDLSNTQEVNNKNEQKDDPNEDWCAVCLDGGELMCCDKCPKVFHQNCHIPAISSLPDESESWQCLLCVNLKELTKAEGSEKNSSGELSALELRILQRICLELYCQYEQSLNFREPESPANTSYYEIVSSPMSLDVIRTRLDPSSPNHYKDIAGFVSDVRLIFSNTYLFYQEDTKTYSNAKYLENFFEEQLAKWLPQFEGSKPLSKRNTSNSPALLGVNATGSPSPIENGRKSCGSASLGDSDGGCLPAKRARRSAHE; from the exons ATGGACATGGATTTGGAGCAGCTAAAGAACGACTTCCTGCCGCTGATCGCCGGAAtcaagcaggagcagctggacgCCGTACCCACGGATGTCCTGCCCCAGATGAGCACACCCAGCACGGCCAGCGGTGCGCCCACCACCTCGTCCTTGAGCTCCTCTTCGCTGAGCCTGAGTAATCCCTGCGACAGTGCTGAGAAAAGG tCAGAGTCAAACTCTTCCGCATCAGCAAAGTTCACCCTATTCAAGTGCGTTTACTGCGCTCAACTCCTCGGATCCAATGATCGACCCAAATTGCTAGAATGCCTCCACGTGGCTTGTGCCCAGTGCGTGAGCACCAAGTTCTCGGAGCTGGACCGCTCGCTGCCACCATTGATCCATTGTCCCGTATGCGACAATGCGTCGCAGCAGGAGTTTATCGTGGACAACCAGTTCCTCATCGAGCAGTGCACCGCCGGAGACAGTGGTGATGGGGTCGGTCTTCTGGGCTTGCCAGGCGAAGGTCAGAAGAGCTCCGCTGCGGCGAGCATCCAATGCAGCAGCTGTTCCGATGGTGCAGTGGCCACGTCGTGGTGCGTTGACTGCTCGGAGTACATTTGCGACAGTTGTGTGCAGGCTCACCAGCGCCTGAAAATCACCAAGGACCACACGATCAAGCCCAAAGACGAGGCCAACAACGAGCAGCTGGCCGGAGCTGCCGGGGTGGACAAACTGCACATGTGCCAGTTGCACCCACAGGAGAAGCTTTCGTTGTTTTGCGAGACCTGCGACAAGCTTACTTGTCGTGATTGTCAGTTGAGCGACCATCGGGAtcacaaatacaaatttgcCCACGAGATTGCCACGGAGTCAAGACAGGCGCTGTCCACCCTTGTTTCCGAAATCAACTACAAACGCTTCCTTCTCTCCTCGGCTACCAAGGTGATTGATGACCGCCAACAGCTGATCCATGACAAGAAGAAGGACCTCATCAAGGAGATCACAGCCATGGCGGTCAAGATCACCAATACGGTTAATACCCGAGGCAAGCAGCTAATCATGAGATTAAACGAGGTGTGCGACAGTAAACTCAAGGTGCTGGTGGAAAAGAAGGAGACGCTACAATTGCTGTCTGACAACACGGACCACTGCATCGATTTCATGCAAAACGCTTTGGAGAAGGGCAGTGATTTCGCTATCCTCTCGAGCAAAAAGTCTCTGGTGCGTCACCTGCAGAAGCTCAAGTGCCAAAGGGCGGATATCCCCAACCCGGAAATCCCAGTGCGCATTCAAGTTCAGCTTAACCAGGTTTCCGATCTTCAGAAGGTAATCTCGCAGCTGGGCATCATAATCGTTGATGGCAAACCATATCCGCCCACGCCCTCGCCCAACGGTACCCCTCAGCCGCAGCACCCACCTCGCCAGCCTCCCAGCCCGAACATGGCGCCACCCCTGCGTCCTGGTCTTCCACCCGGAATGCCCGCTGGCCTCTCGCCGAACGGACCGCCCGTCAACTTTGGACCGCAGAACGGACCGCCGCTCTACAGCAATGCTGCCCAGCAGCAGTTCAACAATCTGTCCATGAGTCGCTCCTTTCCGGGTGACGGGTCAG TTCGCTTCGGGGGAATGCCTCCAGTAGGCATGCAGCGACACGGACAACCGCACGTGAGCTCCTCCACGCATCCGCAGAATATGG ACATCAGCCTGCGGGGCCTGCTGAACAACCAGGCGGCACAGAGCCCGAATGCCCACATGGCATTCAATGGACCGCCCAGCTATCCGGGTGGGCCGCAAGGAGCCCCGGCTCCGGCGCACCAACCGATGGGTCCGCAGATGCGTCCGCATTTTATGCCCGGCCAGCAGGGTTTCTCGCAGGGCGGTGGTCCAGGAGGCGGTCCGCGAGACGCCAACTTTATGAACAGCAACGCGCGCTTCCAGTCGCAGTATCAGCGTATGGCCAACCACGCTCAGCAGGCGGCGGCTGCAGCGGCCATGGCCGGAGCGGCGGGGGGCGGAGGCGGCCAAATCCCTTCGCCGGGTGCACTGCAGCGACCCCAGATGATGTCCAATCCCATGCAGAAT TCGTTGGGGTTTCATGGGAGCCAGGCTGGCTTTAATACCGGCCCACCGCAGACCTCCCCGCAGTTAAGCGGCGGAGGCATGCACAGCCTGGCCAAGTGGCACATCCCGCAATCCGCTCAACAGTCGAACA TGTGTTCGCAACAAGGTccccttttgccttttgcgaATGGTCGCCAGACATcggaaaattttaaaatctcACTCAAATCCCCAAACACGCTCAAAAATAGCACCCCGCCCAGCCTGGGGGGCGGTGGTGCGGGTCACCCGGGCCACGGAAACGGCTCCTCCAGCGCCCAACTGAACGCAGCTGCCCTGGGATTGGGGCCAGCCGTTTCGATACTCTCTAACGTCACCTCGACGAATCCAAAGACGCCCAGTCCCAGCACTCATGAG AACACCAAGGACTTCACCGAACCCATTGACAAGGTGCGGGATGACTCAATCAACGATCTGATTGCAACCATAGCCAAGCTAGACTCAAATGGGGTGCAGGTGTTGCCGGAGGGTCGCACAAAGACCACCTCGCCACAGGTGCACAGCTCTACGGATCTGTCCAACACACAGGAAG ttaataataaaaacgaacaaaaagaTGATCCCAACGAGGACTGGTGCGCCGTCTGTCTGGATGGAGGAGAGCTGATGTGCTGCGACAAGTGTCCCAAGGTTTTTCACCAGAACTGTCACATCCCCGCGATCAGCTCGCTGCCGGACGAAAGCGAGAGCTGGCAGTGCCTGCTGTGCGTTAACCTCAAGGAGCTGACCAAGGCGGAGGGAAGTGAAAAGAACTCCTCGGGCGAGCTGAGCGCCCTGGAGCTCCGCATCCTGCAGCGCATCTGTCTAGAATTGTACTGCCAGTACGAACAGAGTCTCAATTTCCGGGAGCCGGAGTCGCCAGCCAATACATCCTATTACGAGATTGTTTCCAG TCCCATGTCGTTAGATGTTATTCGCACCCGCCTGGATCCATCCAGTCCCAACCACTACAAGGATATCGCAGGCTTCGTGTCCGACGTGCGTTTAATATTCTCCAACACGTACCTCTTTTATCAG GAGGACACGAAAACTTACTCCAATGCCAAGTATTTGGAAAACTTCTTCGAGGAGCAGCTAGCTAAGTGGTTGCCGCAATTTGAGGGCAGCAAGCCACTAAGTAAGCGCAATACCTCAAACTCCCCGGCGCTGTTAGGTGTGAATGCAACTGGTTCGCCGTCGCCCATCGAAAACGGAAGAAAAAGCTGCGGCTCGGCATCATTAGGTGACAGCGATGGTGGCTGCTTGCCGGCCAAGAGGGCGAGACGATCGGCGCACGAATAG
- the LOC6535819 gene encoding transcription intermediary factor 1-alpha isoform X4 yields the protein MDMDLEQLKNDFLPLIAGIKQEQLDAVPTDVLPQMSTPSTASGAPTTSSLSSSSLSLSNPCDSAEKRSESNSSASAKFTLFKCVYCAQLLGSNDRPKLLECLHVACAQCVSTKFSELDRSLPPLIHCPVCDNASQQEFIVDNQFLIEQCTAGDSGDGVGLLGLPGEGQKSSAAASIQCSSCSDGAVATSWCVDCSEYICDSCVQAHQRLKITKDHTIKPKDEANNEQLAGAAGVDKLHMCQLHPQEKLSLFCETCDKLTCRDCQLSDHRDHKYKFAHEIATESRQALSTLVSEINYKRFLLSSATKVIDDRQQLIHDKKKDLIKEITAMAVKITNTVNTRGKQLIMRLNEVCDSKLKVLVEKKETLQLLSDNTDHCIDFMQNALEKGSDFAILSSKKSLVRHLQKLKCQRADIPNPEIPVRIQVQLNQVSDLQKVISQLGIIIVDGKPYPPTPSPNGTPQPQHPPRQPPSPNMAPPLRPGLPPGMPAGLSPNGPPVNFGPQNGPPLYSNAAQQQFNNLSMSRSFPGDGSGKVRFGGMPPVGMQRHGQPHVSSSTHPQNMDISLRGLLNNQAAQSPNAHMAFNGPPSYPGGPQGAPAPAHQPMGPQMRPHFMPGQQGFSQGGGPGGGPRDANFMNSNARFQSQYQRMANHAQQAAAAAAMAGAAGGGGGQIPSPGALQRPQMMSNPMQNSLGFHGSQAGFNTGPPQTSPQLSGGGMHSLAKWHIPQSAQQSNMCSQQGPLLPFANGRQTSENFKISLKSPNTLKNSTPPSLGGGGAGHPGHGNGSSSAQLNAAALGLGPAVSILSNVTSTNPKTPSPSTHENTKDFTEPIDKVRDDSINDLIATIAKLDSNGVQVLPEGRTKTTSPQVHSSTDLSNTQEVNNKNEQKDDPNEDWCAVCLDGGELMCCDKCPKVFHQNCHIPAISSLPDESESWQCLLCVNLKELTKAEGSEKNSSGELSALELRILQRICLELYCQYEQSLNFREPESPANTSYYEIVSSPMSLDVIRTRLDPSSPNHYKDIAGFVSDVRLIFSNTYLFYQEDTKTYSNAKYLENFFEEQLAKWLPQFEGSKPLSKRNTSNSPALLGVNATGSPSPIENGRKSCGSASLGDSDGGCLPAKRARRSAHE from the exons ATGGACATGGATTTGGAGCAGCTAAAGAACGACTTCCTGCCGCTGATCGCCGGAAtcaagcaggagcagctggacgCCGTACCCACGGATGTCCTGCCCCAGATGAGCACACCCAGCACGGCCAGCGGTGCGCCCACCACCTCGTCCTTGAGCTCCTCTTCGCTGAGCCTGAGTAATCCCTGCGACAGTGCTGAGAAAAGG tCAGAGTCAAACTCTTCCGCATCAGCAAAGTTCACCCTATTCAAGTGCGTTTACTGCGCTCAACTCCTCGGATCCAATGATCGACCCAAATTGCTAGAATGCCTCCACGTGGCTTGTGCCCAGTGCGTGAGCACCAAGTTCTCGGAGCTGGACCGCTCGCTGCCACCATTGATCCATTGTCCCGTATGCGACAATGCGTCGCAGCAGGAGTTTATCGTGGACAACCAGTTCCTCATCGAGCAGTGCACCGCCGGAGACAGTGGTGATGGGGTCGGTCTTCTGGGCTTGCCAGGCGAAGGTCAGAAGAGCTCCGCTGCGGCGAGCATCCAATGCAGCAGCTGTTCCGATGGTGCAGTGGCCACGTCGTGGTGCGTTGACTGCTCGGAGTACATTTGCGACAGTTGTGTGCAGGCTCACCAGCGCCTGAAAATCACCAAGGACCACACGATCAAGCCCAAAGACGAGGCCAACAACGAGCAGCTGGCCGGAGCTGCCGGGGTGGACAAACTGCACATGTGCCAGTTGCACCCACAGGAGAAGCTTTCGTTGTTTTGCGAGACCTGCGACAAGCTTACTTGTCGTGATTGTCAGTTGAGCGACCATCGGGAtcacaaatacaaatttgcCCACGAGATTGCCACGGAGTCAAGACAGGCGCTGTCCACCCTTGTTTCCGAAATCAACTACAAACGCTTCCTTCTCTCCTCGGCTACCAAGGTGATTGATGACCGCCAACAGCTGATCCATGACAAGAAGAAGGACCTCATCAAGGAGATCACAGCCATGGCGGTCAAGATCACCAATACGGTTAATACCCGAGGCAAGCAGCTAATCATGAGATTAAACGAGGTGTGCGACAGTAAACTCAAGGTGCTGGTGGAAAAGAAGGAGACGCTACAATTGCTGTCTGACAACACGGACCACTGCATCGATTTCATGCAAAACGCTTTGGAGAAGGGCAGTGATTTCGCTATCCTCTCGAGCAAAAAGTCTCTGGTGCGTCACCTGCAGAAGCTCAAGTGCCAAAGGGCGGATATCCCCAACCCGGAAATCCCAGTGCGCATTCAAGTTCAGCTTAACCAGGTTTCCGATCTTCAGAAGGTAATCTCGCAGCTGGGCATCATAATCGTTGATGGCAAACCATATCCGCCCACGCCCTCGCCCAACGGTACCCCTCAGCCGCAGCACCCACCTCGCCAGCCTCCCAGCCCGAACATGGCGCCACCCCTGCGTCCTGGTCTTCCACCCGGAATGCCCGCTGGCCTCTCGCCGAACGGACCGCCCGTCAACTTTGGACCGCAGAACGGACCGCCGCTCTACAGCAATGCTGCCCAGCAGCAGTTCAACAATCTGTCCATGAGTCGCTCCTTTCCGGGTGACGGGTCAGGTAAGG TTCGCTTCGGGGGAATGCCTCCAGTAGGCATGCAGCGACACGGACAACCGCACGTGAGCTCCTCCACGCATCCGCAGAATATGG ACATCAGCCTGCGGGGCCTGCTGAACAACCAGGCGGCACAGAGCCCGAATGCCCACATGGCATTCAATGGACCGCCCAGCTATCCGGGTGGGCCGCAAGGAGCCCCGGCTCCGGCGCACCAACCGATGGGTCCGCAGATGCGTCCGCATTTTATGCCCGGCCAGCAGGGTTTCTCGCAGGGCGGTGGTCCAGGAGGCGGTCCGCGAGACGCCAACTTTATGAACAGCAACGCGCGCTTCCAGTCGCAGTATCAGCGTATGGCCAACCACGCTCAGCAGGCGGCGGCTGCAGCGGCCATGGCCGGAGCGGCGGGGGGCGGAGGCGGCCAAATCCCTTCGCCGGGTGCACTGCAGCGACCCCAGATGATGTCCAATCCCATGCAGAAT TCGTTGGGGTTTCATGGGAGCCAGGCTGGCTTTAATACCGGCCCACCGCAGACCTCCCCGCAGTTAAGCGGCGGAGGCATGCACAGCCTGGCCAAGTGGCACATCCCGCAATCCGCTCAACAGTCGAACA TGTGTTCGCAACAAGGTccccttttgccttttgcgaATGGTCGCCAGACATcggaaaattttaaaatctcACTCAAATCCCCAAACACGCTCAAAAATAGCACCCCGCCCAGCCTGGGGGGCGGTGGTGCGGGTCACCCGGGCCACGGAAACGGCTCCTCCAGCGCCCAACTGAACGCAGCTGCCCTGGGATTGGGGCCAGCCGTTTCGATACTCTCTAACGTCACCTCGACGAATCCAAAGACGCCCAGTCCCAGCACTCATGAG AACACCAAGGACTTCACCGAACCCATTGACAAGGTGCGGGATGACTCAATCAACGATCTGATTGCAACCATAGCCAAGCTAGACTCAAATGGGGTGCAGGTGTTGCCGGAGGGTCGCACAAAGACCACCTCGCCACAGGTGCACAGCTCTACGGATCTGTCCAACACACAGGAAG ttaataataaaaacgaacaaaaagaTGATCCCAACGAGGACTGGTGCGCCGTCTGTCTGGATGGAGGAGAGCTGATGTGCTGCGACAAGTGTCCCAAGGTTTTTCACCAGAACTGTCACATCCCCGCGATCAGCTCGCTGCCGGACGAAAGCGAGAGCTGGCAGTGCCTGCTGTGCGTTAACCTCAAGGAGCTGACCAAGGCGGAGGGAAGTGAAAAGAACTCCTCGGGCGAGCTGAGCGCCCTGGAGCTCCGCATCCTGCAGCGCATCTGTCTAGAATTGTACTGCCAGTACGAACAGAGTCTCAATTTCCGGGAGCCGGAGTCGCCAGCCAATACATCCTATTACGAGATTGTTTCCAG TCCCATGTCGTTAGATGTTATTCGCACCCGCCTGGATCCATCCAGTCCCAACCACTACAAGGATATCGCAGGCTTCGTGTCCGACGTGCGTTTAATATTCTCCAACACGTACCTCTTTTATCAG GAGGACACGAAAACTTACTCCAATGCCAAGTATTTGGAAAACTTCTTCGAGGAGCAGCTAGCTAAGTGGTTGCCGCAATTTGAGGGCAGCAAGCCACTAAGTAAGCGCAATACCTCAAACTCCCCGGCGCTGTTAGGTGTGAATGCAACTGGTTCGCCGTCGCCCATCGAAAACGGAAGAAAAAGCTGCGGCTCGGCATCATTAGGTGACAGCGATGGTGGCTGCTTGCCGGCCAAGAGGGCGAGACGATCGGCGCACGAATAG